The following proteins are co-located in the Brevibacillus laterosporus DSM 25 genome:
- a CDS encoding sulfite oxidase-like oxidoreductase, which produces MFYGLSRGSKDDRVPPNQKVTTGFPVLHYGNVPEYKDLSQWDFRIFGAVEEEKTLSFSEFKELPIGEVSNDIHCVTGWSKLDNVWEGVPVEEVVKLVTIKPEAKYVMLHAEEGWTTNMPFEDFMTKGNLFALKHNGEDLTPDHGYPLRFVIPHLYFWKSAKWVRGIEFLEKDKPGFWEKNGYHMYGDPFKEQRYAWD; this is translated from the coding sequence GTGTTTTATGGATTAAGCCGTGGATCAAAAGATGATCGCGTTCCACCTAATCAAAAGGTAACGACAGGCTTTCCTGTGCTTCATTATGGTAATGTGCCAGAGTATAAAGACTTGAGTCAGTGGGATTTTCGAATTTTTGGAGCAGTAGAGGAAGAAAAGACGCTAAGCTTTTCTGAATTTAAAGAGCTACCTATAGGAGAAGTAAGCAATGATATTCATTGCGTGACAGGCTGGTCCAAGCTAGATAATGTCTGGGAGGGTGTTCCTGTAGAGGAAGTAGTGAAGTTGGTTACCATTAAGCCAGAAGCTAAATACGTGATGCTCCATGCTGAAGAAGGTTGGACGACCAACATGCCATTTGAAGATTTTATGACAAAAGGGAATTTATTTGCGTTGAAGCATAATGGTGAGGATTTGACACCTGACCACGGCTATCCGCTTCGGTTTGTCATCCCGCATCTTTACTTTTGGAAAAGCGCAAAGTGGGTTCGAGGTATCGAGTTTTTGGAGAAGGATAAGCCAGGATTTTGGGAGAAGAATGGCTATCATATGTATGGGGATCCATTTAAAGAGCAGAGATATGCATGGGATTGA
- a CDS encoding CoA-binding protein, with translation MAFTNPTNDERRKILEEAKTIAVVGCSNRTDRTSYMIAEALQHAGYHVIPVNPIIAGETVLGEKVIASLTDCKTPVDIVNVFRRSEDTMSVAEDTIKMAHKPKVFWLQQGIYNEEAAQLVEEQGITAVMDHCIKVDHAILVRK, from the coding sequence ATGGCATTTACAAATCCAACAAATGACGAGCGCAGAAAGATTTTGGAAGAGGCAAAAACGATTGCAGTTGTAGGATGCTCTAATCGAACAGATCGTACGAGCTATATGATTGCCGAGGCACTGCAACATGCAGGATATCACGTAATCCCAGTCAATCCAATCATTGCAGGGGAAACGGTGTTGGGTGAGAAAGTGATTGCTTCTCTTACTGATTGTAAGACTCCGGTTGACATTGTAAATGTGTTTCGTCGTAGTGAAGACACTATGTCCGTTGCTGAAGATACCATCAAGATGGCTCATAAGCCTAAAGTTTTTTGGCTACAGCAAGGAATTTATAACGAAGAAGCGGCTCAGCTGGTAGAAGAGCAGGGCATTACAGCTGTTATGGATCATTGCATCAAGGTAGACCATGCCATTTTGGTACGGAAATAA